From Chloracidobacterium thermophilum B:
ACAACGCAGCCCAGGCGGTGCCCGAAGTTGAGCAGCGCCTTCTGGCGGCCATCACTATCACTCCAAACTAAGCATCCCAAACTAAGGGCGGTGCACTGCACTTGCCGGCGGCTGCAGGGTGAACTTTTGCCGGGCGGCTTTCCCGATGGCCGTTGGGCTGAAGGGAAACACGGCAGGGGTGCAACTCTTCCAGCTTTCAAGCTGATCAGCCCAGTGCGGACTGCCCGGATCGCCGGACTGGCCGAGTGGCAGCCCCATCCGGGAGGCATCCCACTGGCTCACATCGGCGACAAACCGCATGGAAACGGCTTCGCCGACGTTGGGAGTCGCCACGATGAAATACCCACCGCCGCGCTGCGGCAAAGGTGGAAGCTGAAACGGGCGTCCAATGAGCGGCGCAGCGGCCAGAGGGTGCGGAAAGGTCATCGGTTTCCACCGTCCCCAGGTCCAGTTTGCCGGGTCAGCGCCGAGTTCGGTTGCCAGTTGTTGCCGCGCCATCTGGTGGCTGCGGCGCAGCAGTTGGCCGTAGGTGGCGGTTTCTTTGGGCAGCCAGTCAGCCGGTTGCGTTGCCAGGATGTGGGTCAGTTCCGGCCCGCCGAAGATGGCACGCCGCCAGTCCGCACGTGTGGCCTGTCGAGAGCGGAGCGTCAGATTGGTCGGCGGCGTACCAAATTGGGCTGTCAGCAGTTGCCGGCGGAGGGCGTTGGCCAGCTCTATCGCCAGTGCGGCTGCCCGTGATTCCGGGGTCATGGCTCCGTCCCACTCCCGAAAGAGCCGGAGTGTGGTCTGCCATTCGGCATCCTGTTCTGCTTCCGGGTCCTTGGCGGCAATCTCCAGAACGAGTTTGACGAAATCAAGTGCGCCCAAGGCAACGATGTCGTCCTGAATGCGCAGGCAGTCGGCGACCGAAACTTTGGGCTGTGCAGTCAGAAGGTCATAAATCCGCCGCGCGCGGTACGGCGGAGACCAGTGTGTGGTCAGAAAGTAGGGGTAGCTGTGGCCGACCACCCGGTTGTTGGCCGTGACGATGAGACCTGCCGGGGGATTGAACACGTGGGGCAGTTCATCAAACGGGATGAGTCCCGTCCACTCGTGTGCGTCCGTATGGCCCGGAACGGGAAAGCGTCCGGTGCCGCTTTTGCGGCGTGGAATGCGACCGGCGCCATAGTAGCCAATGTTGCCTTCCACATCGGCATAGATGAAGTTCTGCGTGGCGCCGCCGTAATCGGCAATCGCCCGGCAAAACTCCGTCCAGTTTCTGGCGCGTACCAGCCGCCGGTAGCAGCGGGTTTCATTGGGCGTGACATCGAGCGCCGTCCAGCGCAGCGCCAACCGTTGGCCCTTGTCTTCGAGCAGAACCGGGCCGTGGCGGGTCACCAGCACTTCGTGGGAGACCGTCTCCACATCGGGCGCACCCGGCAGGCGCCGCACCGGGATGGTTTCCACCCGGACTTCGGCTTCCCGCCAGCCCTGTGGTGTCTGGTAGAGGCGCGGACGGGTCTGGTGAAAGGTCTCACGGAAAAGGTCCTGCACATCGGGGTCGAGATTGGTACAACCCCAGGCAATGTGCTCATTGTGTCCGATCAGGACGCCTGGAATGCCTGGCGCTGTCACACCGGCCACACGATATTCCGGCACGGCCAGGTTGATCATGTACCAGATGCCGGGCGCGGACGGTTCAAGGTGCGGGTCATTCGCCAGAATGGGTTTGCCGGTGGTGGTCCGTCTGCCGGAGACCACCCAGTTGTTGCTGGCAGCCAGCTCCTCAGCATACAGTCCGACGCGCGCCAGCGCCCGGTACTGCGCCCTCAACCAGCGGTCGGCCCCGGCCAGCAAATCCGGTGACAGGGGAACAGATGACACTTTGCCGGCAGGTTTTTTTGAAGGATTTCCCGAGGGTGATGCCGGTGACGGCTGATCGCTCCCGACGACGATAACCTCCGGGATGCGTGACGATACCTGCATCAGTTGCGCGTACGCTTTGGGATTGGACTGCGCCATGGCCGCCGCGGCCAGATCGACGGGCCACGTCGTCGAGAGTGACTCGGCAAACACCTTGCCAATCAGAAGTGTATCGGTCGGTTGCCATGGACGCGGGCGGTAGCGCAGCAGCCGGCATTCGCGGGGGAGCCGCTGTTCGTCGCACTGCGCCAGGTAGGCGTTGACGCCGGCCGCGTAGGCTTCGAGGTATTGCCGTTCTGTGGCATCCATCTGGGCGAAGGTGGCTTCGCATACCTGCCGAAAACCGTAAGTGCGGTGCAGCCGGTCTTCATCAAGGGCTTGCGCTCCGAAGATTTCTGCCAGTTCACCGGCCCCGGTGCGCCGGAGCAGGTCCATCTGCCACAGCCGGTCGCTGGCGGTCATGAAGCCTTGAGCAAAAACGAGGTCGAGTTCGTTGGACGCCGTGATGTAGGGGATGCCGCGCGCATCCCGTACCACCGTCACCGGTGCCGTCAGACCGGGCAGGGTGGTGGTATCCGCTGAGTCCGGCATCCGCTGGAGATGGGCCGATGTGTGAACGTCCAAACCAGCCATCAGGTGTAGCAGCAGCACCAGGCACAAACCGGCCCGGCCTGGCAGGGTGAAGGCAAAAGGGAACATTTGAGGTGACAACGTGCCTTGGGATTGGATGGGGATAAGGCAGAACAGGGAAATGATGCATGTTTTCAGAAATCGCGCTAGAGTTGGCGGCTTTTGAAAGCTGTTGTCGTCAATATCCAAGGAGTCATCCCATGGCTACGGTAAACGAACCCGATGAACCCACCCCATCACAACCCTCCAGTGTGTCTGACCCAACTCCGGCTGCGGCCGATGCGCCGCCAGCCGCCGGAGACGTGCCGGTAGCCGAAGCCGCCCCGTCTGAGTTGGTCATCGGTGAGGCCGATATTGAAGCCACCGCTGAAGTGCCCGTTAGTGATGTGCCGACGGCGGCGCCAGCCGCCAGCTCCGCAGTGAGTCCCGAAGACCTGCTGCTGGCCGGGCAGGGTGGGGCCTCCGAACAGTTTTTGACCGCCACGGCGACTGTTGCCGACGTTCTGGCTGCCGCGCCGGAAGTTCGGGAAACACCTACCTTTCTTTCCGCCCTGCCCGAAGCGCCGGACGTGGATGCACCGCCCCAGCTCGCCCCGCTTCCCGACGAGTACGAAACCGATGCCATTGCGGCACTGATACAGGACCCTTTCCGTATGTTCGTCTATTGGGAAGCCCGGCCGGAGACGGTGCTTGCCGTTGAGCAGTTGTTTTCACCGGAAGAAGCGGCGACCTTCCGCCCCGTGTTACGGGTTACAGAACGCGAGACGGAGAAAGAAACCTACTACCCGGTGCTGTACCGGGGGAGCGAGTGGTTCAGCGTGTTTCCCGACCGGACCTATCTGGTGGAATTCGGCGTCCATTCGCCGCAGTTTGGTTTCATTCGGCTGATGGCCGCGCCGGAGAAAAAGACCCCACGGGGCACGGTTGCGCCGGAGTTGCCGCCCCAGCCGGAGTACCGGATATCGGAGACCCGTTTTCGGCGTACGCTGGAGGTGTCGGGTTTCCAGACCAACGGTGCCGCGCTGCCACGGGAGGCGTTGGAGGCGTGGTTTGCGCCGGCTGTGTCTGACGCTGTGTTTACTGCTGGCGATGGTCTGCCACTCAAACCGGAGCAGATTCGGCAGCTTCCCGATTCGGTGCGGGATGTGGTGTCCGAACTGTTCGAGCGGGACGGCGGAGACCTGGCGGCGCTGGTGCTGCTGCACTATCTGCCTGCCCTGCTGCGGGACACCTACCTGGCGCGACTGGCGGCACGGGGCATTCCGGTTGCCTTTGCCAATGTGGAGCAGCTTTTGGCAGCCGGATACATTGCCGAAGCCCTCCCGGCAGAGGAAGAAATCATCGAGGAGCTGGAGTGGAGTGACTGGATTGAGGATGAGGAAACCTTTGACGTGCCGGGTCTCCAGCGGTTTGGCGTAGGAAGTTCGGCGGGCAGCGAGTTGGGGAGTCTGCGGCAGCGGCGCCGGCGGCGTCTGCCACGGCGGCGGGTGCGCCGGCCGGAGGTGGTACAGCCGGTGCCACAGCCGGTGACGCAGCCGCTCTGGTTGCCGAGCATGGAGCGTCCGGGGAGTCTGCGCCTGTCGGGTGGCGGGCAGGGGTGGCTTTATTTTGACCTGGGTGCCATTGCCTGTGAGCTGGCGGCGGAGCTGGGGCTGCCGCCCTCGGTGTGGGTCTAAGCTGCCGGGAGCGCGGGCGTCCAGCCCGCATTGACCCACATGGGAATGGGGGCATCACCACGGTCCGTGGGTTGAAACCCCCTCAACTCAACCGTCGCTGACGCGACGGGGGTGTGGGGGGGGGCCGCGATCCGTGGGTTGAAACCCACGGCTAAATTCAGCCGTCGCTACGCGACGATGGGGATTCCAATCCGGCGGGTGTGGCGGTTGCCCGTACGTGACGCGGCCGATACGGGGATGCCCGGGATTCGTGGGTTGAAACCCCCTCAACTCAACCGTCGCTGACGCGACGGGGGTGTGGGGGGGCCGCGATCCGTAGGTTGAAACCCACGGCTAAATTCAGCCGTCGCTACGCGACGATGGGGATTGCAATCCGGCGGGTGTGGCGGTTGCCCGTACGTGACGCGGCCGATACGGGGATGCCCGGGATTCGTGGGTTGAAACCCCCTCAACTCAACCGTCGCTGACGCGACGGGGGTGTGGGGGGGGCCGCGATCCGTGGGTTGAAACCCACGGCTAAATTCAGCCGTCGCTACGCGACGATGGGGATTCCAATCCGGCGGGTGTGGCGGTTGCCCGTACGTGACGCGGCCGATACGGGGATGCCCGGGATTCGTGGGTTGAAACCCCCTCAACTCAACCGTCGCTGACGCGACGGGGGTGTGGGGGGGCCGCGATCCGTGGGTTGAAACCCACGGCTAAATTCAGCCGTCGCTACGCGACGATGGGGATTCCAATCCGGCGGGTGTGGCGGTTGCCCGTACGTGACGCGGCCGATACGGGGATGCCCGGGATTCGTGGGTTGAAACCCACGCCTCAATTCAACCGTCGCTACGCGACGGGGGACGATTGCGGGGATGCCGCGATCCGTGGATTGAAACCCACGCTAAATTCAACCGTCGCTACGCGACAGGTTTGAGGCGCGGGCATCCCACATCGTCCTACGTCGCGTAGCGACGCCTGAATTTAGCCCGGCATTTCAATGCCGGGTAAGGTGTCACCAAGTCGTTCCGTCGCGTCAGCGACGGTTGAATAACATCCGGCGGACATGCGGGCGGATGCCCGGTTCTCCAGCAAAGATGCGGGCGGGACGCTCACGCTCCCAGCGGCAATGAACAGCGCTGTCATTCAGTCCCTATTTCTGGTGGCAACAAGGAAACCACAAACCTGTACAATCCTTCTGCCGCAGACAGCGCCCATGCGACTTGCTCGCTGTCTGGTTCTCCCGCATATCCGGGGTAACGGTAGATGCGGGCGTAGGGCGTCAACTTTATTCCGACGTCAATCCAATTCAAAAAGCCCTGCGCATACCGTGCAGCCGTTTGCACCAGCAACTCGATGTCGTGAGTACGCTCAAATTCCTGATCGCAGAAAACCAGATAGCCTTTGACGGCTTTCTCCGCTGCTTGCTGACAGTGATAAATCGCTGTGTCGAGCAATGGCGGTTCACTTGCTGCCAGGACACGTGCTGAAGCCAGGTCATGTTGTGCTTTGATGAGCCAACTCCGCACGAGTTGCGCTTTGGCGTTGGTCATACAGCACCCTTCCTTGACGAGCGATTTTGTATTCGAGCGAGGCCCGAACTTCCCGCAGGGCATCGAACTCAGCCCGGGTCCTCACGATAACGTCTTTGGGAATGCCAAGCCCGCTCAGGGAGCGGTGTCCCAGCACGGCGCGTTGGTAGTCGGACAAGTCACTCTCCGGGACAATCACCATCACATCCACGTCACTGTCTGCCGTTGGCGTCCCCCAGGCATACGACCCAAAGAGAATGACCTGCTCCGGGTGAAACACTTCAACCAGTCGGTGGGTTATTTCCTGAAGGGAGTCTTCGTTCACTGTTTTCATAGAGTCACACGATCCTGGAGAAAATTATCCTGCCGTGGTCACGCCGGCGATCCTCTTCTTCCGTGGGATGAAACCCATTGTAGGCTGAAACCCACATCTCTCAATTCAACCGTCGCTGACGCGACGGGGGTGTGGGGGGGGCCGCGATCCGTGGGTTGAAACCCACGGCTAAATTCAGCCGTCGCTACGCGACGATGGGGATTCCAATCCGGCGGGTGTGGCGGTTGCCCGTACGTGACGCGGCCGATACGGGGATGCCCGGGATTCGTGGGTTGAAACCCACGGCTAAATTCAACCGTCGCTACGCGACGATGGGGATTCCAATCCGGCGGGTGTGGCGGTTGCCCGTACGTGACGCGGCCGATACGGGGATGCCCGGGATTCGTGGGTTGAAACCCACGCCTCAATTCAACCGTCGCTACGCGACGGGGGACGATTGCGGGGATGCCGCGATCCGTGGATTGAAACCCACGCTAAATTCAGGCGTCGCTACGCGACAGGTTTGAGGCGCGGGCATCCCACATCGTCCTACGTCGCGTAGCGACGCCTGAATTTAGCCCGGCATTTCAATGCCGGGTAAGGTGTCACCAAGTCGTTCCGTCGCGTCAGCGACGGTTGAATAACATCCGGCGGACATGCGGGCGGATGCCCGGTTCTCCAGCAAAAGATGCGGGCGAGACGCCCGCACTCTCAGGAATTTGGGACGCCCGTGCTCCCAGCGGCGGCATATTCAATCTCAAACACATAGACCGTGCTGGGGCGGTAGTTCGACACCCACACATATTTGCCATCGGGCATGGTCGTCACGCCAATCGGGTGCACGTCGGTTTTGACCGTAAAGAGCTGTTTCATCTGTTCGAGATCAACGACGCCGAGGTTGTTGTCTTCGTAGTTGCACACAAAGGCATAGCGATCATCAATGGAAAGTGAGGTCGAACGTGCCTGCGTTCCGGTTTTGGCACGCCCGATAATGGTTTCCGTCGCACGGTCAATTTTGATGAGTGTCCCGGAAGCGTTGAGGGCGACATAGAGCAGCCTGCCATCGCGTGAAACGCAGACGTGGCGCGGGTTGTAACCGGTTTCAATGTCACGGACCTTCTGATGGCCCTGTTCGACATCAATGACCGCCAGGCTGTGCCCACCCATGATGCAGACGTAAGCCAGCTTGCCGTCGGGTGCAAAGCAGATGCCACGCGGAACCCTTCCAACGGGAACATCCTTGACCTTGGTCAATTTTTCGGCGTCCATGACCGTAATGGACTCGGAGAGCCAGTTGGCGGCATAAACCCACTTGCCATCGGGGCTTTCGGCAACAACCTTCGGTACGCGCCCGGCAGGAATCCGGGCGACAATCTGGTAGGTTTCGGTATCAATAACCACCACGACGCTCGTGGCCCCAACCCGCTCGCTGCCGTAAAGTGACACCCAGGCATATTTGCCGCCCTTGGTGAAGGTGCATTCGACCGGCTCACCACCGACGGGGACTTTGCGCAGAATTTCATAGGTTTGGGCGTCAATGAACGTCACCTGATGGCCGTAGAGGTTGCACGTCATGACCCGTTTGCCGTCCGGGAGGACGCGCAGCGACTTGGGCCCGGCCGGAACGTTCAGCTTTTTGACCAGCTTGAGTCCGGTAATGGTTCCACCAGTCGGTCGGATGTCCGCCCAGGGATCAGGTGTGGAAGTCGGGTTGGAGGCTGATGGCGAAGGTGTGGGAGCCGCCAGTGAGGTGGATTTGGGCGTGGAGCAGGCCGCCAGGATGATGAGCAGGACAGCCAGGGACAGTGGGCTGAAACCGGGGCGCATGGAGATGATTCCTTCAGGGGCAGTTGAATATCTGTCTTGGAATGTCTATTTCTGTGTTGACCGTGACAGGTTGGATGGGCGCTTCTGCGAGAGCCTAACGCAAAGCCGGCCGCGAGGCGAAGGTAATTGAAGAAGCTCTGATGGAACAATCATCTGGTAACGTAAAGCGGGGCGCGGAACTGCCGAGAAAGACAATATGGCTGTGATTTACGGTATCGCACCGGTTCTGGAAGCCCTGCGCAGCGGCAAGCGGCGGGTGAAGGAAGTGTGGCTGGCGCACGGCACAAAGCCACACCGGTGGCAGGAACTGCGCGCGCTGGCCGGGCAGGCGCGTATCCCCTTGTCCGAAGTCGAACGCAGCCGGCTCGATGCCATCACCCGCCGGGCCAATCATCAGGGCGTTGTGGCGTTGGTGTCGGCGGTCGGCTATGCCGATCTGGAAGAAGTGCTGTCCGGCATCACAGGCAGTCCCCTGCTGGTGGTGCTCGATCAGGTCGAAGACCCGCACAACCTGGGGGCTGTCATCCGTACGGCGGAGTGTGCCGGCGCGCACGCCGTCATCATCCCGGAACACCATGCCGTCGGGTTGACCGATACGGTTGTCAAAGCCTCCGCCGGCGCGACGGAATACCTGCCGGTCGTGCGGGTCGTCAATCTGGCGACGACTCTCGACAGCCTGCGGCAACGGGACATCTGGATTGTCGGGGTCGAACGGGATGGGGAGCGTCCATACGTCGGCTGGGATTTTACTCTGCCAACGGCGGTGGTTCTGGGAAGCGAAGGAAAGGGTATCCGGCGGCTGGTGCGCGAGCGGTGTGACCTGGTGGTGTCGTTGCCGCTCTTGGGCAATATCACCTCGCTCAACGTATCAGTGGCCGCTGGCGTTGTACTGTATGAAGCCGTCCGGCAGCGCCATCTCCTTTCACTGGCTGGCGGCCAGGCCTGACCGGCGCGATTACGGCTCCCGTGAGTCGCCACGTCGCAGCCGCCGCCTGCGGCGCAGTTCGTTGACTTCGCCGATGAGTTCGCGGGCTTCCGTCAGGGCTTCGTTCAGTTGTTGGGTGAAAAGCGATGCCTTTTTGGCTGCTGCCGTGAGCGCATCAAGGGTTTGCTGGGTGGCAGCCAGAAGGTGTTTGTGGGTGTCTTCCGGCTCCGAGGTGGCCGCTGGCCCGTCAAACAGGGACCGGAGTTCTTCGCGGTGAAACTCCAGTTCACCCCGGAGGCGATTGTGTTCGGCGCGCAACTGCAACAGGGCGCGGTGGGCGCGGTGCAGTTCGATACTCAGCCGGGCCCCGGCCTGACTGTACCGGTTGCCTTCCTGTTGGATGAGTTCCCGCAGGTGCGCCAGACGGCGCAGTTCCGTGATGGGTTGATCGCCGGCGAAAGCCGCAAACTCGCCGCTGATGTCGAGCGGTGGCGGCGCGGTGTCAAGGGTTCTGGCCTCTGCCGTTTCGGAAACCGGTGGGGGAAGCGTCGCTGGGGTTGAAGGACTGCCTGGTGGTGGGTTCGGAGGACTGGTTGGAGGTGCGCTGCCACCCGCCCCCGTGCCGGCTTCGAGAATCGCCCGAAAGGCACAAGCTTTGACCTGCTCGGCCACGGGAACAGGGATGCCGGCAGCCGTGGCGAGTTCGTAGGCCGAAGCCGTGCCAATGTCCCCCAGGCGGGTAATTCCTGCCGCGTGCAGCCGCTGAAGATTGACTGGATCAATGGTTTTGAAGTACGCCGCAACATCCGAAATGTGAGGTGTGGCGGCTATGGGGTCTGTCGTGCCTTGGCTTGGTGGTGCTGGTTCATCCGCCAGACTCTGCCGGATGAGACGGCGGAGTTCATTGAAATCACGGGTGAGGTTTTTGGTGTCGCGCTCGGTGAGGGTCCGTTTGCCCATCCGCACATCGAGCAGGGGGCGCTCAATGCCCTTCAGCACATCGAGAATGTCGTGGTACTGAATTGTCTCCGAAGCCTTGATGAGCGGGCGCAGCGCTCCAATACAGGCGTCTACCGTCCCCTTGACGACCCGGCTCTGGTCCGAGCCATTGCCGGCGCGGGCGACATAGTCCGCCAAGGTGTAGAGCGACAGTCCGACGGGTTCCAGGAATTCCCACACGATGGAGCCGAACATGCCCTTGAGTTCGGCTTCCGTCCGGCGTTCAGTAGCAAGCTGGTCTTCGATGGAGGGCGGCGCAAAGGCGCCGGTCGGGTGGATGAGTTCGTCAATGGCCGCCGCAATGTCGTCGTCACTTTCTTCGGGCCGGTGGGGCTTTTCCCCGACAGGGCTGCCCAAGCTGGGGGTGCGTGTCGTATCCGTGTCAGGTGGGTTGGCATCGCGGTTGGGCATAGACGGTGACGGTACTCAGACAGTACTCAAAACTGAGGGGGCGTTGGTGGGTAGTTGCTCCGTGGTTCAAGCGTCACCGAAAGCATCGTGATCTTCTGCTTCGGGCGAGACGTTCCTTCGACCGTGGGTGCATTGGAAATAATATCCACGACGTTCATTCCCGCAATCACCCGGCCAAAGATACTGTACTGGTTATCCCATTCAGGATGTGCCCGGCAGCAGATAAAGAACTGGGTCGTCGCGCTGTTTTTGTCATTGGCGACACGTGCGGCCGACACTGTACCCCGCACGTGCTTGAGCGCGCTGAATTCCGCCGGAATCTTGGGCAGGTCGGGGCGGCCCATACCCCACGTCTCTTCGCTCCCGGTTTTGGAGTTGGGATCACCACCCTGAATCAGGCTGCCCGGCTCGACCCGGTGGAAGGCCGTCCCATCGTAAAAACCACTGCGGATGAGACCCTGAATCTGGGCTGTATGCTTTGGGGCAATATCGGGAAAGAACTCAAAGACGATATTGCCAAACTCAGTTTTGATGACCGCCACCGACTGAGCTGCCGATGACCGACAAGCCGTGAGGGGAAAGCTGCCAACCAGCAGCATTCCCATCACCGGGAGGAAAAAGGTTATGGATCGGGTTACGGAGACAGGAAGGAAAAATTTACGCGGCTTGAGCTGACGATTTCTCATCGGAGGCTGAGGCTGCCGTCCCGGTGTCTGAAGCGGCTTCTGCCTGGCTTCCTTCGCGCCGGGAGGACGTGGAGGTGTTTTCCTGGCGACCCTTGGCGCTGTAGTCCGTAATGTACCAGCCGGAACCTTTGAACGTAATGGCCGGTGCTGACACGACACGGCTCAGAGCGTCAGCGCCGCAGGTGGAACAGGTAACGAGTGGCGCATCCGAGAACTTCTGGATGACTTCCACCCGTGCGCCACAGCTTTCACACGCATATTCATACAGAGGCATGGCTTGAACGCTTCCTTGACTTGGAATCTAAAGCTTTTGCCTTCAAAGGTTACGGAGCCATCCCCAGAGCGGAAAGTATGTTTGGAAACATTTGGGCCAGCGTCAGGGTGTTCTTTGAATTTCAACCTGCGCCTCATAGCTCCCACTGTTGTCCGACAGGTCGCCTTCATTGACGCCCAAGTACAGCTTGCCGCTGCGTTGCGCCACAAATTCCCGGGCACTGCCGATAAAAATGTAGTCGTCATTGTCATCGCCGATGACGGCAATGAGTGCCCCGGTGGGGCGTCCCGGCATCAGTTTCTCCGGGTCATCCTCGGCGATGCCGGCCGGAGTGGACTGGCGGCGGTTATCAAGCCGGATCGAGCCACGGGCTGAGATGCGCACCCGGTCGCCACGGCGCACGTCGAGCTGGGTATAGGTCCAGTCATCGCGGGCGATGACCTGTACTGTCCGGGTCAGTGTTGGGCTGCCAGTTCCGCTGCCGGTGCTGCCGCCCGTTGCTGGGGGACGGGTTGCCGGGGGCGTTGTCGGGCTGGAAGGTCCCGAAGCCGAGCCGGATGAGGGGGGCGTCGTGCGGGGTGGGGGCGTACTGCTGGCGGGTGGGCGCGTGTCTGGTGGGTTTGTGCTACCGGTGCTGCCGCCGTAGCCGGGGGGCAGCGGGCGTCCGTCAAACTCGACGCTTTCAATATCCTCAAGGGCAATGGTGGCCTGGGTTTCGGGCGAAGACCGTTCGTACACGATGATGAACCGCCGGTTTTCATAGCGGACGATCTTGCCGACAACCGTCTGTCCGTTTTTGAGGCGGATGGTGTCGGCCTGTGCCGAAGCTACCGGCCAGATGACAAGGCCGCCCAGGAGCGCAAGTGCAAGCAGAGGTTGGTGGTTCATGAGGGT
This genomic window contains:
- a CDS encoding cytochrome D1 domain-containing protein, with the translated sequence MRPGFSPLSLAVLLIILAACSTPKSTSLAAPTPSPSASNPTSTPDPWADIRPTGGTITGLKLVKKLNVPAGPKSLRVLPDGKRVMTCNLYGHQVTFIDAQTYEILRKVPVGGEPVECTFTKGGKYAWVSLYGSERVGATSVVVVIDTETYQIVARIPAGRVPKVVAESPDGKWVYAANWLSESITVMDAEKLTKVKDVPVGRVPRGICFAPDGKLAYVCIMGGHSLAVIDVEQGHQKVRDIETGYNPRHVCVSRDGRLLYVALNASGTLIKIDRATETIIGRAKTGTQARSTSLSIDDRYAFVCNYEDNNLGVVDLEQMKQLFTVKTDVHPIGVTTMPDGKYVWVSNYRPSTVYVFEIEYAAAGSTGVPNS
- a CDS encoding peptidylprolyl isomerase yields the protein MGMLLVGSFPLTACRSSAAQSVAVIKTEFGNIVFEFFPDIAPKHTAQIQGLIRSGFYDGTAFHRVEPGSLIQGGDPNSKTGSEETWGMGRPDLPKIPAEFSALKHVRGTVSAARVANDKNSATTQFFICCRAHPEWDNQYSIFGRVIAGMNVVDIISNAPTVEGTSRPKQKITMLSVTLEPRSNYPPTPPQF
- a CDS encoding FmdB family zinc ribbon protein; amino-acid sequence: MPLYEYACESCGARVEVIQKFSDAPLVTCSTCGADALSRVVSAPAITFKGSGWYITDYSAKGRQENTSTSSRREGSQAEAASDTGTAASASDEKSSAQAA
- the rlmB gene encoding 23S rRNA (guanosine(2251)-2'-O)-methyltransferase RlmB; amino-acid sequence: MAVIYGIAPVLEALRSGKRRVKEVWLAHGTKPHRWQELRALAGQARIPLSEVERSRLDAITRRANHQGVVALVSAVGYADLEEVLSGITGSPLLVVLDQVEDPHNLGAVIRTAECAGAHAVIIPEHHAVGLTDTVVKASAGATEYLPVVRVVNLATTLDSLRQRDIWIVGVERDGERPYVGWDFTLPTAVVLGSEGKGIRRLVRERCDLVVSLPLLGNITSLNVSVAAGVVLYEAVRQRHLLSLAGGQA
- a CDS encoding penicillin acylase family protein codes for the protein MPDSADTTTLPGLTAPVTVVRDARGIPYITASNELDLVFAQGFMTASDRLWQMDLLRRTGAGELAEIFGAQALDEDRLHRTYGFRQVCEATFAQMDATERQYLEAYAAGVNAYLAQCDEQRLPRECRLLRYRPRPWQPTDTLLIGKVFAESLSTTWPVDLAAAAMAQSNPKAYAQLMQVSSRIPEVIVVGSDQPSPASPSGNPSKKPAGKVSSVPLSPDLLAGADRWLRAQYRALARVGLYAEELAASNNWVVSGRRTTTGKPILANDPHLEPSAPGIWYMINLAVPEYRVAGVTAPGIPGVLIGHNEHIAWGCTNLDPDVQDLFRETFHQTRPRLYQTPQGWREAEVRVETIPVRRLPGAPDVETVSHEVLVTRHGPVLLEDKGQRLALRWTALDVTPNETRCYRRLVRARNWTEFCRAIADYGGATQNFIYADVEGNIGYYGAGRIPRRKSGTGRFPVPGHTDAHEWTGLIPFDELPHVFNPPAGLIVTANNRVVGHSYPYFLTTHWSPPYRARRIYDLLTAQPKVSVADCLRIQDDIVALGALDFVKLVLEIAAKDPEAEQDAEWQTTLRLFREWDGAMTPESRAAALAIELANALRRQLLTAQFGTPPTNLTLRSRQATRADWRRAIFGGPELTHILATQPADWLPKETATYGQLLRRSHQMARQQLATELGADPANWTWGRWKPMTFPHPLAAAPLIGRPFQLPPLPQRGGGYFIVATPNVGEAVSMRFVADVSQWDASRMGLPLGQSGDPGSPHWADQLESWKSCTPAVFPFSPTAIGKAARQKFTLQPPASAVHRP
- a CDS encoding HEPN domain-containing protein — encoded protein: MTNAKAQLVRSWLIKAQHDLASARVLAASEPPLLDTAIYHCQQAAEKAVKGYLVFCDQEFERTHDIELLVQTAARYAQGFLNWIDVGIKLTPYARIYRYPGYAGEPDSEQVAWALSAAEGLYRFVVSLLPPEIGTE
- a CDS encoding DUF4912 domain-containing protein, with the protein product MATVNEPDEPTPSQPSSVSDPTPAAADAPPAAGDVPVAEAAPSELVIGEADIEATAEVPVSDVPTAAPAASSAVSPEDLLLAGQGGASEQFLTATATVADVLAAAPEVRETPTFLSALPEAPDVDAPPQLAPLPDEYETDAIAALIQDPFRMFVYWEARPETVLAVEQLFSPEEAATFRPVLRVTERETEKETYYPVLYRGSEWFSVFPDRTYLVEFGVHSPQFGFIRLMAAPEKKTPRGTVAPELPPQPEYRISETRFRRTLEVSGFQTNGAALPREALEAWFAPAVSDAVFTAGDGLPLKPEQIRQLPDSVRDVVSELFERDGGDLAALVLLHYLPALLRDTYLARLAARGIPVAFANVEQLLAAGYIAEALPAEEEIIEELEWSDWIEDEETFDVPGLQRFGVGSSAGSELGSLRQRRRRRLPRRRVRRPEVVQPVPQPVTQPLWLPSMERPGSLRLSGGGQGWLYFDLGAIACELAAELGLPPSVWV
- a CDS encoding nucleotidyltransferase domain-containing protein, with product MKTVNEDSLQEITHRLVEVFHPEQVILFGSYAWGTPTADSDVDVMVIVPESDLSDYQRAVLGHRSLSGLGIPKDVIVRTRAEFDALREVRASLEYKIARQGRVLYDQRQSATRAELAHQSTT